The DNA segment CGCTGCCGTACATGCGGGCGGCCTTGAACCCGCTCCCGATTTCGAAACCCTTGCAGGCCGGGATGCTGAGCATCGCCTGCGCGAGCAGCGCGTCGAGGCGGTTGAACACCGGCTCGCCGAGGCCCTTGGGCGGGTTTCTCACCAGGAGCGTGATGGTGCCGCCAACGCTGTCGGCTTTTTGCCGTGCCCCGAGGACGACCTGTTCCATCGCGTCGCTTGCGGCCTTGTCGGGGCAGCGCACGGGGCTTGCTTCGATTTGTTCCAGAGAAACTTTGTCCATGTCGACCTCGGGGCAGTCCACCTCGCCAATGGACGATACCCATGCGAGGATTTCGGTGCCTGCGACCTTGTTCAAAAGGATGCGGGCGACTTCTCCGGCGGCCACGCGGCCAATCGTCTCGCGGGCGGAACTGCGGCCACCGCCGCGGTAGTCCCTGAAGCCATACTTGATGTCATAGCACAGGTCCGCATGTCCCGGACGGTACCATTTGGCAATTTCGGAATAGTCACCGCTGCGCTGGTCCTCGTTGAAGACGGCGAAGCAGATGGGGGTTCCCGTCGTCTTGCCTTCGAAGACGCCCGAAAGGATTTTCACCTGGTCTTTTTCGGCGCGGGGGGTGGTCATTTTGCTCTGTCCGGGGCGCCTGCGATCGAGCGCTTTTTGGATGTCGGCTTCGCAAATGGGCAGGCCTGCGGGGCACCCGTCGAGGACGGCTCCGACCGCGGGACCATGTGATTCACCCCACGTGGATATTGCAAAAATGTTACCAAATGTGCTAAACATGATAAAAATATAGATAAAGGAGCCATTTTTTTACAAAAAGGGTGCTTTTTCGCCTAAAGTTTATTATGTTTTACATTGGTTTTAGGAGAATTGCGTGTTTAGAAACGGATTTATAGCCACACTGATTGTGCTGGCGCTTTCTATGGAAGCGCTAGCACAGCATGTTACCTCTTTTGCGGGTATCCCTTTCGGGTCTACCCGTGAGACTGTTATCGAAGAGGTGATGAAGCTGGGTTACGAGCCCTACGGACGTAGCGGCGAGGGCGAGCGTGTGGTGATTCCCGTTTACATGCTCGCCGATTTGCCTGTGCAGGTGGACTTCATTTTCAACAAGAACGACAAGTTCTATGCCTTCGAGGTGAGGACCGGCCGGGTCGAACGCGCTAGGCTCTCCAAATCGTTCGAAGCGGTAGCCTACATGTCGGACCAGTTCACGGCAAAGTACGGGCAATCCTCCCAGGACCCCACCCTTAAAGATACAGACCTGCGCGAGGGCATCCACAATCTGTACCAGCAGTGGTTCTCCGTAAAGGCGCTGGATATCTATACCGCTATAGTCCAGAAGGACGGCCGCTATTTCGCTATCGGTACCGTGACGCATCGTGGTTTGGCCAAAGAAGCGAACATAATGCGCAAGAAACCATCTAGCAGCCAGTCTTCGGCATTCTAGCAAAAGAATCGCTTGTTATAACTTCCCAACTATCAAGGACTTAGCCCCGAGGTTCGGGCTTTTTTTGTATTTGGGCCCTAGGGCAAAGTTTGGGCGTATCCGGCGATGTCGACCATCTCGTCGAGCGGGATTTCGTCGTAGTAGGCCTGCATGTTGCGCTCTTCGTCGCCGAAGTTCATCTGGTGCCAGAACGTGGGCATGTCGTTGCGGGCGCGCTGGCCGATGAATGTTCCACCGCTTCCTGGGGTGAAGTTGATGCGGTGACCGTCTTCGCCGTGGCAGGGCCTACAGTTCTGGTAGAACAGCTTAGCTCCGCGCTTGATGTCGGCGCCTTTAATCTTCCCGTCCTTGTCCAGCAGTTTGTAGACAAGGTATGCCATTCGTTTGTCCTCAATGGTGAGTGTGTCGCCCTCGGAACCGGGAGCCGGCGCCTCTGCCTTCGCTGCACTCGCCGTTCTCCCTGCCTTCGCGCTTTCGCGGGAGGTGGGCTCCTTTTGGGGCGGTGGCGAAGCCACGCTTGCCGCGGCGAGACCCAGGAGAGTCCCGTAGACCAGCAGTTGCAGGCCCAGTGAGGCGGGGAAAAGCGGATGGTTGCGCATGGGAAAGAATATACAATATTGATTAGGTTGTGGGAGATGGGAAAAAATTGTCAGGCAGATAATCTATATTCGAGGTATGCGTTACACGTTTTTCTTTGTGGTGGCTTTCGCTGCCCTGCAAGCCTTCGGAGCTTCTTCTATGGACAACTGCCTTTTCAATGGCCGCTGGGAAATTTCTGCGGACCGCGCGCGCACGAGCGCTCCTGCCGCCACGGTCCAGTTTATTGCAAGTGCCAAGTCGCTTTCGTTCGACCTCGAGGGAACAAGTCGCTGGCGCCTGGATGTGGACGGCACTCCCAAGGAATATTTTGTGACGGGCGACGAACGTACGGTCAAGGTCGTGAAGGGTCTGGACGGCGAAAAGCACCGCTACCGCCTCATCAAGATTAGCGAGACGAATCCGGGCTTTGTTAGTTTATATAAAGTATCCCTGGACAAGGGTGGCCAGTTTTTTGAGAAACCTGCCGCGCCTGCTCGCCGCATCGAGTTCATCGGGGACTCGTTCACGGTGGGGTTTGGTTGCGAGGGTGGCCCAGGCGATAGCCCCGATCTCGAATTCGAAAAGACGAACTCCTCCTTGAGCTACGCCTTCTTGCTTGCAGATGGGTTCAAGGCCGACTTCCAGGTGAACGCCTTCAGCGGCCGCGGGCTTGTGCGCAACTATGCGAACATTGTCCCGGAATGGACTATCGAGAAACTTTACCGCTACACGGTTCCGGGGGCAGCCCCTTCGGAGCCGGATGCAGCGCTTTACGACATGGGTAGCTTCCACCCCCAGGTAGTGGTTCTCTTCATCGGCATCAAC comes from the uncultured Fibrobacter sp. genome and includes:
- the aroC gene encoding chorismate synthase → MFSTFGNIFAISTWGESHGPAVGAVLDGCPAGLPICEADIQKALDRRRPGQSKMTTPRAEKDQVKILSGVFEGKTTGTPICFAVFNEDQRSGDYSEIAKWYRPGHADLCYDIKYGFRDYRGGGRSSARETIGRVAAGEVARILLNKVAGTEILAWVSSIGEVDCPEVDMDKVSLEQIEASPVRCPDKAASDAMEQVVLGARQKADSVGGTITLLVRNPPKGLGEPVFNRLDALLAQAMLSIPACKGFEIGSGFKAARMYGSEHNDEIYHDETGFHTRTNNAGGSLGGISNGEPIVCRLAFKPTPTISQEQNTASREGENGTLAAKGRHDPCVAVRAPVIVESMAALVLADLFLQQKRNDIGL
- a CDS encoding GDSL-type esterase/lipase family protein, producing the protein MRYTFFFVVAFAALQAFGASSMDNCLFNGRWEISADRARTSAPAATVQFIASAKSLSFDLEGTSRWRLDVDGTPKEYFVTGDERTVKVVKGLDGEKHRYRLIKISETNPGFVSLYKVSLDKGGQFFEKPAAPARRIEFIGDSFTVGFGCEGGPGDSPDLEFEKTNSSLSYAFLLADGFKADFQVNAFSGRGLVRNYANIVPEWTIEKLYRYTVPGAAPSEPDAALYDMGSFHPQVVVLFIGINDFQGEPPYADKGKFKKAYVDFLDKLRAAHPGVKFLLVSTKVWPNDDLTPTVKAIYDSQVASGRSDLEFLAIQTENSALLGHPSVHSHREMANTMRPIVAKLAKWLSR